Proteins from one Mercurialis annua linkage group LG7, ddMerAnnu1.2, whole genome shotgun sequence genomic window:
- the LOC126655263 gene encoding FRIGIDA-like protein 3 has protein sequence MENTESVATLIDSTSTKIQQLQKAFAELESHRAVTLNLKWKELEEHFHGLERSLKRRFHELEDQEKEYATKTTKAQETLKKREAAVMAKEEASLETLQKKRDAAVFAISGALEKHRKVSSVEHDAVTKEFHFAVPTVRDEPSDTTASDSYLGETNNSYEHESVEVLSYPELIKLCEAMDSEGLHKFVSDNRKNLAVLKEEIPIALKAAENPAQLILNSLEDFYPIEIPNVDGKKDSGLLGLRRTCIMLMECLSILLMHTDLLSDLISKDIKEQAKEIAEEWKPKLDALDVDASNGNSLEAHAFLQLLATFGIASDFHEEELTRLIPMVSRRRQAAELCRFLGLSEKMPGIIEVLVNSGRQIDAVNLAFAFELTEQFSPVPILKSYLKEARKTTSPVKPGSASPTSVQNEVNERELTALKAVIKCIEEQKLEEQYPVDPLQKRLLQLEKAKADKKRDAEAAKPQPKRPRANGVGCGARVTNVAADRPFYPRVPDRYPQYVYDRQYIYPSPTDSHIPSHMGSATYNFAPSHGNYFGNCYQYQTPYLH, from the exons ATGGAAAATACAGAATCAGTTGCAACACTCATAGACTCAACAAGCACTAAGATACAGCAACTTCAGAAAGCATTTGCTGAACTTGAAAGTCACAGGGCTGTAACACTCAACTTGAAATGGAAAGAACTTGAAGAACATTTCCATGGGCTTGAAAGGTCCTTGAAGAGGCGTTTTCATGAGCTGGAAGATCAGGAAAAAGAGTATGCGACCAAAACTACTAAAGCTCAAGAAACATTAAAGAAGCGTGAAGCTGCTGTTATGGCCAAGGAAGAAGCTTCATTGGAAACACTTCAAAAGAAAAGAGATGCTGCTGTCTTTGCAATTTCTGGTGCACTAGAGAAGCACAGAAAAGTTTCATCTGTAGAACATGATGCTGTTACCAAAGAGTTCCACTTTGCAGTCCCAACTGTTCGAGACGAACCATCTGATACCACAGCTTCTGATAGTTACCTGGGAGAGACTAATAATTCTTATGAACATGAAAGTGTAGAGGTTTTGTCGTATCCAGAGTTGATCAAATTATGTGAAGCAATGGATTCAGAAGGGTTGCATAAATTTGTTTCAGACAATCGAAAGAACCTTGCTGTCTTGAAAGAGGAAATCCCGATTGCTCTGAAGGCTGCAGAAAACCCAGCCCAATTGATTCTGAACTCTTTGGAAGATTTCTATCCCATTGAAATACCAAATGTTGATGGGAAAAAAGATTCTGGCCTCTTGGGTCTTCGTCGAACTTGTATCATGTTGATGGAGTGCCTTAGCATTTTGCTTATGCATACAGATCTACTTTCTGATCTAATCTCAAAGGACATTAAGGAACAGGCAAAAGAAATTGCTGAAGAATGGAAACCCAAGTTGGATGCTCTTGATGTGGATGCTAGCAACGGGAATTCCTTGGAGGCACATGCTTTCTTGCAGCTTCTGGCTACATTTGGCATTGCTTCTGACTTTCACGAGGAAGAACTAACCCGGCTAATTCCAATGGTTTCTCGCCGTCGTCAAGCTGCTGAACTTTGTCGATTTCTTGGGCTGTCAGAGAAGATGCCAG GGATTATTGAAGTACTGGTAAATAGTGGAAGGCAAATTGATGCAGTTAACTTGGCTTTTGCTTTTGAGTTGACCGAGCAGTTCTCACCTGTACCTATATTGAAATCATACTTGAAGGAAGCAAGAAAAACCACTTCACCTGTGAAGCCTGGAAGCGCATCGCCCACTTCAGTGCAG AATGAGGTCAACGAACGAGAGCTGACTGCCCTTAAGGCTGTTATAAAATGCATCGAAGAGCAGAAGCTTGAGGAGCAGTATCCGGTTGACCCGCTCCAAAAACGCCTTCTTCAGCTGGAAAAGGCCAAGGCAGACAAGAAGAGAGATGCCGAAGCTGCCAAGCCTCAACCCAAAAGGCCTCGTGCTAATGGTGTTGGATGTGGGGCCCGTGTAACTAATGTTGCTGCTGACAGACCATTCTATCCTAGAGTCCCTGATAGGTACCCGCAGTACGTGTATGACAGACAATACATATACCCCAGCCCCACTGACAGCCATATCCCGTCTCACATGGGTTCCGCTACTTACAACTTTGCTCCAAGTCACGGCAACTACTTCGGAAATTGCTACCAGTATCAGACTCCGTATCTTCACTAG